From Heliomicrobium modesticaldum Ice1, a single genomic window includes:
- the hslO gene encoding Hsp33 family molecular chaperone HslO produces the protein MAVTKGDELIRATTQDGMVRFIGARTTELVGRARELHGTWPVPTAALGRALTAASLLGALQKNDEKMTLRILGDGPLGAVVAQGDARGRVRGYVQHPELDLPPTAEGKLDVGGAVGRQGHIHVTRDLGLKEAYTGTAELVSGEIAEDLTQYFLISEQTPSAVALGVLIDVDGSVKSAGGYLLQLMPGADDTMIDQLEARIARIGSISQYWSTGKSVRDLMEELLEGMEPKVLAAYRPEFFCGCDRERVAALLKSLGADELADMRKTQRGAEVRCHFCNQVHFFAPEELKAWEQESARHREDEGK, from the coding sequence ATGGCTGTCACGAAGGGCGATGAACTTATACGGGCCACAACCCAAGACGGCATGGTGCGCTTTATCGGCGCCAGAACGACGGAACTGGTAGGCCGGGCCAGGGAACTGCACGGGACATGGCCCGTTCCGACGGCGGCCCTGGGCCGGGCTTTGACGGCGGCGTCCCTCTTGGGGGCTTTGCAGAAAAATGATGAGAAGATGACCTTGCGCATCCTCGGCGACGGTCCCCTTGGAGCGGTGGTCGCCCAGGGCGACGCCCGGGGGCGGGTGCGCGGTTATGTGCAGCATCCGGAACTGGACCTGCCGCCGACGGCGGAAGGGAAGCTTGATGTAGGCGGCGCCGTGGGCCGTCAGGGCCATATCCATGTGACGCGGGACCTGGGGCTGAAAGAGGCCTACACAGGGACAGCCGAATTGGTCTCCGGCGAGATCGCCGAGGATCTGACCCAATACTTCCTCATCTCCGAACAGACGCCGAGCGCCGTCGCCCTGGGCGTTCTCATCGATGTGGACGGTTCGGTCAAGTCTGCCGGCGGCTACCTTCTTCAGTTGATGCCTGGCGCCGATGATACCATGATCGATCAGTTGGAGGCGCGGATCGCACGGATCGGCTCCATCAGCCAGTACTGGTCCACAGGCAAGAGCGTCCGCGATCTCATGGAAGAACTCCTGGAGGGCATGGAACCGAAGGTGCTGGCCGCTTATCGACCGGAGTTTTTCTGCGGCTGCGACCGAGAGCGCGTCGCCGCGTTGCTCAAGAGCCTCGGCGCTGACGAACTGGCCGATATGCGCAAGACGCAGAGGGGCGCCGAGGTGCGGTGCCATTTTTGCAATCAAGTCCACTTCTTCGCTCCTGAGGAACTTAAAGCTTGGGAACAAGAAAGCGCACGGCACCGGGAAGACGAAGGGAAATAA
- the rpmB gene encoding 50S ribosomal protein L28, which produces MARKCAICGKGVQMGMQVSHSHIRTKRTWSPNLQRVRAVVKGAPVRLNVCTRCLRSGKVQRSV; this is translated from the coding sequence ATGGCACGGAAATGCGCCATTTGTGGCAAAGGGGTTCAAATGGGGATGCAAGTCAGTCACTCCCACATCCGCACAAAACGCACCTGGTCCCCCAACCTCCAGCGCGTTCGCGCGGTCGTCAAGGGTGCACCTGTTCGTCTGAATGTTTGTACCCGCTGCCTCCGTTCGGGCAAAGTTCAGCGGTCCGTCTAA
- a CDS encoding DUF1858 domain-containing protein, with protein sequence MSLMALLQTYPEAGEILARYGMSCLGCMGSATETIEGGAKMHDIDLQVLLAELQRLERQGPR encoded by the coding sequence ATGTCATTGATGGCATTGCTGCAGACGTACCCTGAAGCCGGTGAAATCCTGGCACGGTACGGGATGAGCTGCCTCGGTTGCATGGGTTCCGCCACAGAGACGATTGAAGGCGGCGCCAAGATGCATGACATTGACCTTCAGGTCCTCCTGGCGGAATTGCAGCGGTTGGAAAGGCAGGGGCCCAGGTGA
- a CDS encoding Asp23/Gls24 family envelope stress response protein has protein sequence MTVKNHSDMGSVSIADDVIANLAGQAAKECYGLVGMAPKHVFAGIGVNKRAEKAAQGIQVNAYGDHSVSLDLHVIMTYGVRIPEVARTVMERVKSAIEDQLGLSVREVNVHVHGLKIPD, from the coding sequence ATGACGGTGAAAAATCACTCTGACATGGGCAGTGTTTCCATCGCCGACGATGTGATCGCCAATCTGGCCGGACAGGCGGCGAAGGAGTGTTATGGTCTGGTAGGTATGGCGCCCAAGCATGTCTTTGCAGGGATCGGCGTCAACAAGCGGGCGGAAAAGGCTGCTCAGGGCATCCAGGTGAACGCCTACGGCGATCACTCGGTTTCCTTGGATCTGCATGTGATCATGACCTATGGCGTTCGCATTCCCGAAGTGGCTCGGACGGTCATGGAACGGGTCAAGTCAGCTATCGAGGACCAACTGGGCTTATCTGTTCGCGAGGTGAACGTCCATGTCCATGGACTCAAGATCCCCGATTGA
- the recG gene encoding ATP-dependent DNA helicase RecG produces the protein MKWQSLWQNLRRAVDAECHCGYTDGGVVGGFAAFARSALIALRREAVDVPGPWGARLALWEGQLQYYRQQPIPERRHLVEQISQNLSALELALSPQLPVTPPSAIPSRPVELSGKAPTRTAPRRAASSHNAAVSPSGPDRPLSRSSAGPGTEIQFLRGVGPQRAALLKKLGIATVRDLLFHLPHRYIDRSRLMSIAQIRYPGDVTVAGVIRAYQQWNPRRGLAVIKGQIDDGSGLLPIVLFNRKHLPAKYPPGTAVVVSGKVEFRYGKAELLVEEMENQAEAGLHTNRIIPVYPATEGLNQRFLRGLYGQVLDKYAPSLIDPLPTPVAAKVKLPSLVEAVRQIHFPESLEAAEAGRRKVAFNEIFLLSTAWRYVRRQKQGRIEGVRHQPAREELQRFWSLLPYTLTGAQQRVISEIEADMEADRPMHRLLQGDVGAGKTVVAASAVVKAVASGYQAALMAPTEVLAEQHAINWQSLLANMAMPVAHLTGSMGRRRREEVLRGLADGSIPVVVGTHALLQKEVTFRRLGLVIIDEQHRFGVRQRAVLKGKSEAADLLVMTATPIPRTLAMTVYGDLDVSILDERPPGRRQVKTHHVGSDAWPRIYRLMRREVAAGHQAYVVCPAIEDSEESDLAAVEERYATLSRNVFPDLAVGILHGRLKKEEKAAVMERFYRGQLHILVATTVIEVGVDVPAATIMVIEGAERFGLAQLHQLRGRVGRGDAQSYCILVADKLSEEGRQRMRAMEASDDGFRLAEEDLKLRGPGEFLGTRQSGIPVFKAADLVRDADLMEMAKEWARHWSEQDPELEAPESRELARRVRETFHGLDLF, from the coding sequence ATGAAATGGCAATCCTTGTGGCAGAACCTGCGGAGAGCTGTCGATGCGGAGTGCCATTGCGGTTACACCGACGGCGGCGTTGTCGGCGGCTTTGCGGCCTTTGCCCGTTCAGCCCTCATCGCCCTGCGCCGGGAAGCGGTGGACGTTCCCGGCCCTTGGGGCGCGCGCCTGGCCTTGTGGGAGGGCCAACTGCAATACTATCGGCAGCAGCCGATCCCTGAACGGCGTCATCTGGTGGAACAGATCTCACAAAACCTCAGTGCGCTCGAATTGGCCTTGTCGCCGCAACTGCCGGTAACGCCCCCTTCGGCGATACCATCCCGTCCGGTGGAGCTGTCAGGGAAGGCGCCAACCCGAACGGCGCCTCGACGGGCAGCGTCGTCACACAACGCCGCCGTCTCCCCGTCCGGCCCAGATCGTCCGCTTTCCCGCAGCAGTGCGGGACCGGGCACGGAGATCCAGTTCCTGCGCGGCGTAGGGCCTCAGCGGGCGGCGCTGCTGAAGAAGCTGGGCATCGCCACCGTGCGGGATCTGCTCTTTCACCTGCCCCATCGCTACATCGACCGGAGCCGGCTGATGAGCATCGCCCAGATCCGCTACCCAGGCGACGTGACGGTGGCCGGCGTGATCCGTGCCTACCAGCAGTGGAACCCACGGCGCGGGTTGGCGGTGATCAAGGGCCAGATCGACGACGGCAGCGGTCTGCTGCCGATCGTGCTCTTCAATCGCAAACACCTGCCGGCCAAGTACCCGCCCGGAACGGCTGTCGTCGTCTCCGGCAAGGTTGAGTTCCGCTACGGCAAGGCAGAACTGCTTGTGGAGGAGATGGAAAACCAGGCTGAGGCGGGACTTCACACCAACCGGATCATTCCCGTCTACCCGGCCACAGAGGGCTTGAACCAGCGGTTTCTGCGAGGCCTGTACGGACAGGTGCTGGACAAATACGCCCCATCGCTGATCGATCCCCTTCCGACCCCAGTGGCAGCGAAGGTGAAACTGCCTTCCCTTGTCGAGGCTGTTCGCCAGATCCACTTTCCCGAAAGTCTGGAAGCGGCCGAGGCGGGTCGGCGCAAAGTCGCCTTCAACGAGATTTTTTTGCTGTCCACGGCCTGGCGCTATGTGCGTCGGCAAAAGCAAGGGCGCATCGAGGGGGTTCGGCACCAGCCGGCGCGGGAAGAGTTACAGCGCTTTTGGTCGCTTTTGCCCTATACACTGACAGGGGCGCAGCAGCGGGTGATCAGCGAAATCGAGGCCGATATGGAAGCCGACAGACCCATGCACCGTCTGCTCCAGGGCGATGTGGGCGCCGGCAAGACGGTGGTGGCCGCTTCGGCTGTCGTGAAGGCCGTCGCCTCCGGCTATCAAGCGGCCTTAATGGCGCCGACAGAGGTCCTGGCGGAGCAACATGCCATCAACTGGCAGAGCCTGCTGGCCAACATGGCCATGCCGGTGGCTCATCTGACCGGGTCAATGGGACGGCGCCGCCGCGAGGAGGTCCTGCGCGGTTTAGCCGACGGCTCCATCCCTGTCGTCGTGGGCACCCACGCTTTGTTGCAAAAGGAGGTGACCTTTCGTCGCCTCGGTCTGGTGATCATTGATGAACAGCATCGCTTCGGTGTTCGGCAGCGGGCTGTTCTGAAGGGAAAGAGCGAGGCGGCCGATCTGTTGGTGATGACGGCGACACCGATCCCGCGCACCCTGGCCATGACCGTCTACGGCGATCTCGATGTGTCGATCCTCGATGAGCGTCCGCCGGGCCGGCGGCAGGTGAAGACTCATCATGTGGGCAGCGACGCCTGGCCGCGCATCTACCGGTTGATGCGCCGGGAGGTGGCCGCAGGTCATCAGGCCTATGTGGTCTGCCCGGCCATCGAGGACTCGGAGGAATCAGACCTGGCCGCTGTGGAGGAGCGCTATGCCACCCTGTCCCGCAATGTCTTCCCCGATCTGGCCGTCGGCATCCTCCACGGGCGGCTGAAGAAAGAAGAAAAGGCCGCCGTGATGGAGCGTTTCTACCGCGGTCAATTGCACATCCTCGTCGCCACGACGGTGATCGAGGTGGGCGTTGACGTGCCCGCGGCGACGATCATGGTCATCGAGGGGGCCGAACGGTTCGGCTTGGCCCAACTGCACCAGTTGCGGGGACGGGTTGGCCGTGGCGACGCCCAGTCTTACTGCATCCTCGTGGCTGACAAACTCTCCGAGGAGGGACGGCAGCGCATGCGGGCCATGGAAGCGAGCGACGACGGATTCCGTCTCGCCGAGGAGGACTTGAAATTGCGTGGGCCCGGTGAATTCCTGGGAACGCGACAGAGCGGCATCCCCGTGTTTAAAGCAGCTGATTTGGTTCGTGACGCTGATCTGATGGAAATGGCGAAGGAATGGGCTCGTCATTGGTCGGAACAGGACCCCGAACTTGAGGCGCCGGAGAGCCGCGAACTGGCCCGGCGGGTGAGGGAGACTTTTCATGGATTGGATCTGTTCTGA
- a CDS encoding small, acid-soluble spore protein, alpha/beta type, whose protein sequence is MPERDRDELSPQLEDLKMEVAQEIGLGHRFQGAKKDGATTGAQPGKRPGCAKDDAARRPV, encoded by the coding sequence TTGCCGGAACGGGATCGCGACGAATTGTCGCCGCAACTGGAGGACCTTAAAATGGAAGTGGCTCAGGAGATCGGTCTAGGCCACCGCTTTCAGGGCGCCAAAAAGGACGGCGCCACAACGGGAGCGCAGCCGGGCAAGCGACCGGGTTGTGCAAAGGATGATGCAGCTCGGCGACCCGTCTAG
- the gpr gene encoding GPR endopeptidase, producing the protein MNRSTLYSNLGIRLDMAVEAHDVIRREMGADVPGVRIFRTEHPQAVVTTVVVESEQGEQAMAKPRGTYVTIDAPPLRENNREAHQAISTILAHELRRLLQIGPNSSVLVVGLGNWNATPDALGPKVVESTLVTRHLHHFAPEELAGHLRPVSAIAPGVLGLTGIETAEIIKGIVEKTGPDLIIAIDALATRSVDRIATSIQLANTGIQPGSGVGNKRAGINLETMGCPVVALGIPTVVHAGIIAHEAIEKLMQQFQTSPTLYRLYKGINPEAMQQIIEEVLGPFQRDLIMTPKEIDQLIQQTSRVVSAGIAQALHPSIGPDQWTQYLQ; encoded by the coding sequence GTGAATCGCTCCACTCTGTACAGCAACCTCGGCATCCGCTTGGACATGGCCGTCGAGGCCCATGACGTCATCCGCCGGGAGATGGGCGCTGATGTGCCCGGTGTGCGGATCTTTCGGACCGAACACCCGCAGGCGGTCGTCACCACCGTCGTCGTCGAATCGGAACAGGGCGAACAGGCCATGGCCAAGCCGCGGGGAACCTACGTGACCATTGACGCGCCGCCCTTGCGGGAGAACAATCGAGAAGCCCACCAGGCCATCTCGACGATCCTGGCCCATGAACTGCGCCGACTCCTGCAGATCGGACCCAACAGTTCGGTTCTCGTCGTCGGACTTGGCAACTGGAACGCCACCCCGGACGCCCTCGGGCCTAAGGTGGTCGAATCGACCCTTGTCACCCGCCACCTGCACCACTTTGCGCCGGAGGAACTGGCAGGCCATCTCCGTCCCGTCAGCGCCATCGCTCCCGGCGTCCTCGGCCTGACAGGGATCGAGACAGCAGAGATCATTAAAGGGATCGTGGAAAAAACAGGGCCCGATCTGATCATCGCCATCGACGCACTGGCCACCCGCTCTGTCGACCGCATCGCCACGAGCATCCAACTGGCGAACACAGGCATCCAGCCCGGTTCAGGCGTCGGCAACAAACGGGCCGGGATCAACCTGGAGACGATGGGCTGTCCCGTCGTGGCGCTCGGCATCCCCACCGTCGTCCATGCCGGCATCATCGCCCATGAGGCCATCGAAAAACTGATGCAACAGTTTCAGACGAGCCCCACCCTCTACCGTTTGTACAAAGGGATCAATCCGGAGGCGATGCAGCAGATCATCGAAGAGGTCCTCGGCCCCTTCCAGCGGGACCTGATCATGACGCCCAAGGAGATCGACCAGCTGATCCAGCAGACCTCCCGCGTGGTCTCAGCCGGGATCGCCCAAGCGCTCCATCCGTCCATCGGGCCGGACCAATGGACCCAGTACCTGCAATAA
- the rsmD gene encoding 16S rRNA (guanine(966)-N(2))-methyltransferase RsmD, whose product MRIISGQARGRRLVSVKGWETRPTADRVKEALFSVLAGRCLEAQCLDLFAGTGALGLEALSRGAAFVYWVEKHPAACAVIAKNIEATGLNRGKVLKQDVRQACQRLLAEGRRFDLIFADPPYKRELWLPVLESAAAGLLATAGTLILESSRDEGLPEEFGSLIRRKQDRYGDTMIHYYQWKRSPEPDERREEADS is encoded by the coding sequence GTGCGGATCATATCCGGCCAAGCCCGAGGCCGCCGCCTCGTCTCTGTCAAGGGTTGGGAGACGCGGCCTACGGCCGATCGCGTGAAAGAAGCGCTGTTCAGTGTTCTGGCCGGGCGTTGCCTTGAGGCGCAATGCCTGGATCTGTTTGCGGGAACGGGCGCCTTGGGCCTTGAGGCCCTCAGCCGGGGCGCTGCCTTCGTATATTGGGTGGAAAAACATCCGGCTGCCTGTGCCGTCATCGCAAAAAACATCGAAGCAACCGGTTTGAACAGGGGAAAAGTGCTGAAGCAGGATGTTCGGCAGGCCTGCCAGCGGCTGCTCGCCGAAGGAAGGCGCTTTGATTTGATCTTTGCCGACCCACCTTATAAGCGGGAACTCTGGCTGCCTGTGTTGGAGTCGGCCGCCGCCGGCCTGTTGGCGACGGCAGGGACCTTGATCCTGGAAAGCAGCCGCGATGAAGGGCTTCCTGAAGAATTCGGTTCCCTGATCCGGAGGAAGCAGGACCGCTATGGAGACACCATGATTCATTACTACCAGTGGAAGCGGTCGCCGGAACCGGACGAACGCCGTGAGGAGGCCGATTCGTGA
- the coaD gene encoding pantetheine-phosphate adenylyltransferase, whose translation MTVAVYPGSFDPITKGHMDIVERAAQIFHEVIVAVVINPNKKPLFTMDERVEMIRMAVSHISNVRVESFSGLLVDFTRKQGARAIVRGLRAVSDFEVEFQMALMNKRLYPEVETVFMATHTDYAFLSSSMVKEVASFGGDVSDYLPPAVLARMAEKYGDTVRGKAPVR comes from the coding sequence GTGACTGTTGCCGTCTATCCGGGCAGTTTTGATCCCATCACCAAGGGTCATATGGACATCGTGGAGCGGGCTGCCCAGATTTTTCATGAAGTGATCGTCGCTGTCGTGATCAATCCCAACAAAAAACCGCTCTTCACGATGGACGAGCGCGTCGAGATGATCCGGATGGCCGTTTCTCATATCTCGAACGTTCGCGTCGAGTCTTTTTCTGGGTTGCTCGTCGATTTTACGCGCAAGCAGGGCGCCCGGGCCATCGTGCGGGGCTTGCGGGCTGTTTCCGATTTCGAGGTGGAGTTTCAGATGGCTCTCATGAACAAACGGCTCTATCCTGAGGTGGAGACGGTTTTCATGGCCACCCATACCGACTACGCCTTTCTCAGCAGTTCCATGGTCAAAGAAGTGGCCTCCTTCGGCGGAGACGTCTCAGATTATCTGCCGCCGGCGGTGCTCGCCAGGATGGCAGAAAAATACGGCGATACCGTACGGGGAAAGGCGCCGGTCAGATAG
- a CDS encoding nucleoside recognition domain-containing protein yields the protein MISPIPRVPGSLIVTLFLLLLTPLIVFYPALSLSAAREGLQLWLTVLLPALFPFLVVAELILALGLPRLIGAVLEPLMQPLFRLPGAAAVVVAVGFTSGFPVGAIMTARLIQEGLLTPAEGERLVLFTNNASPLFMLGAVGAGMFGSSEAGLLLAASHYMANLLVGLIHARLSPVSRATAPLPFRSRLNREWQTFLTQPGTAGETLGRAIGKGMHNILIIGGYTMFFVVLFRLFSAGGLLAPLLALLEKALSALQCSPDLAPGLLSGALEMSIGCQQIAVAQAPLSQRLVLTALLLSWSGLSILAQVATCLAGTGVRMSRYILARLAQGILSMAIVSLWLLHIPSSLASACIPPIFSLQTWPFWPGFTGIAYLALACLLLLRAGLSARKGVTKR from the coding sequence ATGATCTCGCCTATCCCTAGGGTCCCCGGATCGCTGATCGTGACGCTTTTCTTGCTGCTTTTGACCCCGCTCATCGTCTTTTACCCGGCCCTGTCACTCTCCGCGGCGCGGGAAGGATTACAACTCTGGTTGACCGTCTTGTTGCCGGCCCTGTTTCCCTTTCTGGTGGTCGCTGAACTGATCCTGGCCCTCGGTTTGCCCCGGTTGATCGGCGCTGTGCTGGAACCGCTGATGCAGCCACTCTTTCGTCTTCCTGGCGCAGCCGCCGTCGTTGTCGCCGTGGGATTCACCTCCGGTTTTCCCGTCGGCGCAATTATGACAGCTCGCCTGATCCAAGAGGGCCTGTTGACGCCTGCGGAAGGCGAACGGCTCGTCCTGTTCACCAACAACGCCAGCCCCCTGTTCATGCTCGGCGCCGTCGGCGCCGGCATGTTCGGATCATCGGAAGCGGGACTGCTGCTGGCAGCATCCCACTACATGGCCAACCTGCTTGTCGGCTTGATCCATGCCCGCCTGTCACCTGTGTCTCGCGCCACGGCGCCCCTTCCCTTCCGTTCCCGTTTGAATAGGGAATGGCAAACCTTCCTGACCCAGCCCGGGACCGCCGGGGAGACACTGGGAAGGGCAATCGGCAAAGGAATGCACAACATCCTGATCATCGGTGGGTATACCATGTTTTTCGTCGTCCTCTTCCGGCTGTTCTCCGCCGGGGGGTTGCTCGCGCCGCTGCTGGCGCTGTTGGAAAAGGCGCTCTCTGCCCTTCAGTGCAGCCCCGATCTGGCGCCGGGACTCCTGTCAGGGGCGCTGGAGATGAGCATCGGCTGTCAGCAGATCGCGGTGGCCCAAGCTCCCCTATCCCAGCGTCTTGTTTTGACCGCCTTGCTCCTGTCCTGGAGCGGCCTCTCCATCTTGGCCCAGGTCGCGACCTGTCTGGCCGGAACGGGGGTGCGCATGAGCCGCTACATCCTGGCCAGGCTGGCGCAAGGCATCCTTTCCATGGCCATTGTCAGCCTTTGGCTGCTCCATATACCCTCTTCACTCGCTTCCGCCTGCATCCCTCCCATCTTTAGTCTCCAAACCTGGCCGTTCTGGCCCGGTTTCACCGGGATCGCCTATCTGGCCCTGGCATGTCTGCTCCTTCTCCGGGCGGGCCTGTCCGCCCGAAAAGGGGTGACGAAACGATAA
- a CDS encoding acetate/propionate family kinase has product MIVLVINSGSSSLKYQLFDMRKEALLAKGLVERIGLSGSMLTHRPIGKDQVVIETEILNHDRAIQLTVEALTHEDHGVVASMREIDAVGHRVAHGGDTFSDSAVVNEQSLANIRALFEVAPLHNPPAVMGIEACQHMLPGVPQVAVFDTAFHQTIPGYAYNYALPYELAAKHSLRRYGFHGTSHKYVAQWAAAMLGRPLEDLRIITCHLGNGASITAIDRGRSVDTSMGFTPLEGLIMGTRVGDMDPAAVPFLMEKEGLTTGQINDLMNKKSGVLGVSGVSSDFRDLEEEAAKGNERCQLALDMFAYRVKKYIGAYAAVMNGVDAIVFTAGLGENSPSMRQSVCSGLSYLGVQLDEEKNKGRGEADISAAGATCRVMVVPTNEELMIARDTYRLLKG; this is encoded by the coding sequence ATGATCGTTTTGGTCATCAACTCTGGCAGTTCTTCGCTCAAATACCAGCTTTTTGACATGCGGAAGGAAGCGCTGCTCGCCAAAGGCCTGGTTGAACGGATCGGCCTGAGCGGTTCCATGTTGACTCATCGACCGATTGGCAAAGACCAGGTCGTCATCGAAACAGAGATCCTAAACCATGATCGGGCGATCCAATTGACCGTCGAAGCCCTGACCCATGAGGACCATGGCGTCGTTGCGTCGATGCGTGAAATCGACGCTGTGGGGCACCGCGTTGCCCATGGCGGTGATACCTTTTCTGACTCGGCTGTCGTCAACGAGCAGTCGTTGGCCAATATCCGCGCCCTCTTCGAAGTGGCGCCGCTGCACAACCCGCCGGCGGTGATGGGCATCGAGGCTTGCCAGCATATGCTGCCCGGCGTACCCCAGGTCGCTGTTTTTGACACGGCCTTCCACCAGACGATTCCCGGCTACGCCTACAATTACGCCCTTCCCTACGAGTTGGCGGCAAAGCATTCCCTCCGCCGCTACGGCTTCCATGGCACCTCCCATAAATATGTGGCCCAGTGGGCTGCGGCCATGCTCGGCCGGCCCCTGGAGGATCTCCGCATCATCACCTGCCACCTGGGTAACGGCGCCTCCATCACAGCCATCGACAGGGGTCGTTCCGTCGACACGTCGATGGGCTTCACGCCGCTGGAAGGCCTGATCATGGGCACCCGCGTCGGTGACATGGATCCGGCCGCCGTTCCCTTTCTGATGGAAAAAGAGGGATTGACGACAGGCCAGATCAACGATCTGATGAACAAAAAGAGCGGTGTCCTCGGCGTTTCCGGCGTCTCCAGCGACTTCCGCGACCTGGAAGAAGAGGCCGCCAAAGGGAATGAGCGTTGCCAACTGGCCCTTGACATGTTCGCCTATCGTGTTAAAAAATATATTGGCGCCTATGCCGCAGTGATGAACGGCGTCGACGCCATCGTCTTTACGGCCGGTCTCGGCGAGAACTCACCATCCATGCGCCAGTCTGTCTGCAGCGGCCTCAGCTACCTGGGCGTCCAACTGGACGAAGAGAAGAATAAGGGGCGCGGCGAAGCCGATATCTCTGCCGCGGGCGCGACCTGCCGCGTCATGGTGGTGCCGACGAACGAAGAACTGATGATCGCCCGCGACACCTACCGCCTCCTGAAAGGATAA
- a CDS encoding YceD family protein, translating to MQVDRGLLLKVRERDLTVPFSGQWQDETELGGNLRLEGPVDVNGRLSREEGGYRFCGNLFARIAGACDRCMTPVSIDLHVPVEATFTMTAETRASEEAEPTGEVPNYPLEKDGELDLGPAFHESLIFALPMKVLCQEDCPGLCPQCGALRAQGPCGCPDEPADPRLAPLQALLSGKGRSET from the coding sequence GTGCAAGTAGATCGGGGTTTGTTGCTCAAAGTCCGCGAACGGGATCTGACGGTTCCCTTCTCCGGGCAGTGGCAGGATGAGACCGAACTTGGCGGCAACCTCCGTCTGGAGGGACCTGTCGATGTAAACGGGCGCCTGTCGCGGGAAGAAGGCGGATACCGCTTCTGCGGCAACCTCTTTGCCCGGATCGCTGGCGCCTGTGATCGCTGTATGACGCCGGTGAGCATCGATCTGCATGTTCCCGTCGAAGCGACTTTCACGATGACCGCGGAGACAAGAGCCTCGGAAGAAGCGGAACCGACGGGCGAAGTCCCCAACTATCCCTTGGAAAAAGACGGGGAACTGGATTTGGGCCCTGCTTTTCATGAAAGCCTCATCTTCGCCTTGCCGATGAAGGTGTTGTGTCAGGAGGATTGCCCCGGACTCTGTCCCCAATGCGGCGCATTGCGGGCGCAGGGACCCTGCGGTTGTCCGGATGAACCGGCCGATCCCCGGTTGGCCCCTCTCCAGGCCTTGTTAAGTGGCAAAGGGCGTTCCGAGACGTAA
- the rpmF gene encoding 50S ribosomal protein L32, translating to MGVPQHRRSKSRNRQRRATQKLELVSFGPCPQCREPKMPHHVCPSCGFYRDREAGKKAE from the coding sequence ATGGGTGTTCCTCAACACCGGCGATCGAAATCGCGCAACCGGCAGCGCCGGGCGACTCAGAAGCTGGAACTGGTTTCCTTCGGTCCCTGCCCGCAGTGCCGTGAACCGAAAATGCCCCACCATGTATGTCCCAGCTGCGGTTTTTACCGTGACCGGGAAGCCGGCAAAAAAGCCGAATAA
- the fapR gene encoding transcription factor FapR, with the protein MGGREKKEARLAALEQIVQENPFYTDGELARRLGVSIQTIRLDRQQIGIPEVRERTRQVAAEKLKEARSISSEVIVGELTHLQLGREAESRLLVTEAMLLQHSTIARGHYLFAQANSLAVAVVDASVAVTGLSRVRYRRPVRLGETVVARAQVVRVVGARNIIRIVSTVNDEVVFSGKFYVTARDKIAGT; encoded by the coding sequence ATGGGGGGGCGGGAGAAAAAGGAAGCCCGTCTGGCCGCGCTGGAGCAGATCGTGCAGGAGAACCCCTTTTACACCGATGGGGAACTGGCGCGCCGACTGGGCGTGAGCATCCAGACGATCCGCTTGGATCGCCAGCAGATCGGTATTCCCGAGGTGCGGGAACGGACACGCCAGGTGGCCGCCGAGAAGTTGAAGGAGGCTCGCTCCATCAGCAGCGAGGTGATCGTGGGCGAGTTGACCCACCTGCAGCTCGGCCGGGAGGCTGAATCGCGGCTCCTTGTGACAGAAGCCATGCTCCTGCAGCACTCCACCATCGCCAGGGGACATTACCTCTTCGCCCAGGCCAACTCGCTGGCCGTGGCTGTCGTCGACGCCTCGGTGGCTGTGACCGGCCTTTCCCGGGTCCGCTACCGGCGCCCCGTCCGCCTCGGCGAAACGGTCGTCGCCCGGGCCCAGGTGGTCCGCGTCGTCGGCGCCCGCAACATCATTCGCATTGTCAGCACCGTCAACGATGAAGTTGTTTTTTCCGGTAAATTCTATGTGACCGCACGCGATAAAATCGCAGGGACCTAA